The Maniola jurtina chromosome 13, ilManJurt1.1, whole genome shotgun sequence genomic interval CTTCGACGAGTCGTATGAAGCCGTGGTTGGAGTCGAGGTGCAGCTGGCGGTACTTGTGCATGACCCACTCGCCGCAGTCGTCGCAGCGATCGGTGCGCGCGCCGCAGTAGCGCTCGTGCGCCGGCAGCTCCCCGCGCCGCAGCTCTATGAGGGGTGCTCACCTTCGTCGAGTCGTATGAAGCCGTGGTTGGAGTCGAGGTGCAGCTGGCGGTACTTGTGCATGACCCACTCGCCGCAGTCGTCGCAGCGCTCGGTGCGCGCGCCGCAGTAGCGCTCGTGCGCCGGCAGCTCCCCGCGCCGCAGCTCTATGTAGGGGTGCTCACCTTCGTCGAGTCGTATGAAGCCGTGGTTGGAGTCGAGGTGCAGTTGGCGGTACTTGTGCATGACCCACTCGCCGCAGTCGTCGCAGCGCTCGGTGCGCGCGCCGCAGTAGCGCTCGTGCGCCGGCAGCTCCCCGCGCCGCAGCTCTATGTAGGGGTGCTCACCTTCGACGAGTCGTATGAAGCCGTGGTTGGAGTCGAGGTGCAGCTGGCGGTACTTGTGCATGACCCACTCGCCGCAGTCGTCGCAGCGCTCGGTGCGCGCGCCGCAGTAGCGCTCGTGCGCCGGCAGCTCCCCGCGCCGCAGCTCTATGTAGGGGTGCTCACCTTCGTCGAGTCGTATGAAGCCGTGGTTGGAGTCGAGGTGCAGCTGGCGGTACTTGTGCATGACCCACTCGCCGCAGTCGTCGCAGCGCTCGGTGCGCGCGCCGCAGTAGCGCTCGTGCGCCGGCAGCTCCCCGCGCCGCAGCTCTATGTAGGGGTGCTCACCTTCGTCGAGTCGTATGAAGCCGTGGTTGGAGTCGAGGTGCAGCTGGCGGTACTTGTGCATGACCCACTCGCCGCAGTCGTCGCAGCGCTCGGTGCGCGCGCCGCAGTAGCGCTCGTGCGCCGGCAGCTCCCCGCGCCGCAGCTCTATGTAGGGGTGCTCACCTTCGTCGAGTCGTATGAAGCCGTGGTTGGAGTCGAGGTGCAGCTGGCGGTACTTGTGCATGACCCACTCGCCGCAGTCGTCGCAGCGCTCGGTGCGCGCGCCGCAGTAGCGCTCGTGCGCCGGCAGCTCCCCGCGCCGCAGCTCTATGTAGGGGTGCTCACCTTCGTCGAGTCGTATGAAGCCGTGGTTGGAGTCGAGGTGCAGCTGGCGGTACTTGTGCATGACCCACTCGCCGCAGTCGTCGCAGCGCTCGGTGCGCGCGCCGCAGTAGCGCTCGTGCGCCGGCAGCTCCCCGCGCCGCAGCTCTATGTAGGGGTGCTCACCTTCGTCGAGTCGTATGAAGCCGTGGTTGGAGTCGAGGTGCAGCTGGCGGTACTTGTGCATGACCCACTCGCCGCAGTCGTCGCAGCGCTCGGTGCGCGCGCCGCAGTAGCGCTCGTGCGCCGGCAGCTCCCCGCGCCGCAGCTCTATGGCGCAGAACCTGCCCCCACTTCTCATTTTATTGTCCAAACAATGATTGGATATCAGACCAATACCCATAGTGCAGAATGTGCGCTGCACACTCTGCACCATGGGTATTCATATGCACATTGAAaacttttcaatattttttaatacagttgctcaaaaagtggcgtattgcagggatgtatagcgttcgggatgtgggctattacatactcgtgctttttttttacctttcccgaACTCGTGCGTtctctttcccaactgtcaaaataatgtctattaaaaagaaaaaaaaaccaaccatgaagattttactataaaaaatcatagaagtttttatgattcatgcaaatacgtatatttcaaaagaagctactaatttgtttcaatatcagatttaataatttgattgaatgagtttggttaggtttcatttcatttcatctcattaaaagACAATGCCCATTCAAGTATGAACAATTGTACTGTCTTCAAGATTTTTGTAGCACCATCAAATCAAGTTCTATCTGTTCAATGACATCATCAGaatatttgtagaaaaaattagtgaaaacggTTTCCGCATTTCAGAAATATtaaccataaaaaattacaatattttgaggTTAGGTCCAGCTAAAAAGTAAGAAAGGATCTTTATAGGCTTAATAAAACAGtcagattcagatttttttaaacaaaatagtcGAGTAGGTATTCGACTGATAGCagagaaagaaaaatatagccttttattttacgaatacttacctacctagtacccgTTCACATATAGGTACATCGCTGACCTACACGATTAACACCGATGACAGAACTCTACATGTTCTgtagtaataattagtatgaaAGATTGTATAGTAATTAGGAAATAATATATCGTATTGGATACAGGAACTAGCAATTTGTAgtgcacatagttcgaaaaaacgaTAGGCGTTTGGGTCCCAAAAGTGTTGGCATCACTACCTCGTagcagaaagcgcagcgttgaaagacccctcactaggtggaAAGACAACGAGTCGcaagaagccgctggattcaggcggcgcaaggccgtggtctgtggaagtccctacaagagacctatgtccagacgtggacgtctagcggttgataatgatgatggttggATACCTAGCTTTATGAGACCAGATAATACATCTAatgggaggctttggctgtggctagttaccactctactggaTAATTCACTCTGCTATGAGCAAAGTCCTACAGCTACTCAACTCAGCGCGTAACATACACAAActgaaataaaaacatactaAAAAGAATCtaaacaaaccaaaaaaaaatatggcgtctATACATATATCGCTAGGCATCTCGAACATAGACAGTATAGACTGGGGCTATGTACTCTTGCCGATAAAGATAAATCGATTCGAATTTCATCGACTATTTTTCTTCgaattatataagtacctacattaaaacgtGTTATTAATTATTCCGCATTTGAAAaggttaaaaaatcataaatgcggtaaaaataaagattattcacagtaaaaataggctctaaaaataataataaacaattcagagtaacaaaactcaaattaaaaaaatcgatatcgtAGACCTAGATAATCgatataataaacaataatatcatttttaaaaagGGACATCCCTTCTCAGTACTTTTGTGACAAATGAATGGCAATCagtaaataactacaataatggctttttaccaggctgcatggtctacgacctttgcctttcctgaaggggataaaaattaaaagttaaaactaactaCAATAATGGCTTACATAACAGCCGGAAGTTTAAAAGCACttttatttacgaaaaaaataatcccaaaacaaatattcatgaaacttagtgagaaattatgtttttattttagctttaataaatgaataaaaaatttaaggtaCAATGCTTCTTGTGAGAGTACTGTCCATGGGCATTCtcctttcattttcatttcatatcaataaaaaacttctactgaagacttggctgtatgggcatagttccctttgcctaccagaatgggtgaaggaaaaaaaactctgcttatattctacggttggcgccatttttcagaaattttctttgcgagtttagttgtttgatgcacaaaatgagtaatttcgaccctagtttttttctatctattaacaataaagttgtttttattattttattgaattgcttcattttttcgtaactgtattaaaaatagtcgttcagtacacgtgcggaaccgtcattgcaacttgttccgactgtcaaccctcgccttcggctgcgcctcggctcgggtagacatttgtcggaactctttgcaatgacagcctttccacacttgtaataaaatatgctataGTCTATCTGTAGTTGTGTTTGGGGAGGAAGATGCGCAAAAGCGGTAGTAGTATAGCAGTCAGGCTGACCTGCAAGACTTCATGGTGTGCGCGCACGAGTCCCTGACGTGGTCCTCCAGGTCGGCGCCGCACACGCTCTCGCCGCACTGCGCGCACGGCGCTGCGGATCAAACCAACAGTAGCTACTCATAGTTTGGCGCCAACAAGAAACAGTCCTATGAAATTACTGAATGAAAAACTTTATTGcgatattcatttttaacccccgacccaaaaagaggggtgttataagtttgacgtgtgtatctgtgtatctgtgtgtctgtgtatctgtgtatatgtgtatctgtgtatctgtctgtggcatcgtagcgcctaaacgaatgaaccgattttaatttagttttttttgtttgaaaggtggcttgatcgagagtgttcttagctataattcaagaaaatcggttcagccgtttgaaagttatcagctcttttctagttttcttgtagaaaagaaggttagataaccgttaggttcataatattatgtcaatagagaaatgtcaagctgtcaagatggacgttgcctaaatacataattatttatttgaaaatgatgttttggaaaactcagataatttggatcgtcgggggtgttataaatttttaatttacacttgtacttgtATTTGTTCTGAGGGGAAAAGATAGTACAACAAGTAAAATGGAAGTAATTACATTTTTAGCAAGTAAATGGTGTCCAAAATGTTCAATTATTATGTTTACTAAGAAAGTGTGGAACATCTCATACCCTATTTAGTCTTTCTTGTTAGCTTGGATCTAGTGTTGGATCTAGAGtgtccatagtgttctcaaagatgtacGCAGTCTGCCAACCACACTAGGTCAGCATGGCTctgagcccttctcattctgagagaatacTCATACGGACAATCGAGTATATAATATGCTCACATAGCTTGTGCATGTTGTCGTGGTGGTGGGGCAGGTCGGCGAGCGGCACGGGCTCCTTGCACACGGGGCACATGCGGATGTTCCTGGCGCAGTGCAGCGCGTGCATGGTGAAGTTCACTGCCGGGATCTCCCGCTTgctgacagacatacatacgCCACAGCTTATTTGTTGTCAACATATGCACTGTGAACTGGCAATATGTCTTGCCTCAAAACAACAATTTCACTTTAAAGTGAGTTTGTGaagtgatagtaaaaaaaagaatacccagctgagtttgttgttggctcttctcagactggGGCACAtttagaaccctcgtagctttagttttaagtttgtgtAATTAATTATCGCCATTATATCATCTTACTAATCTAAAagttctgaccatcaaaaggtgtacctaactaccttctacgaataaaatatgatttgagtttgagtttataCTATTTCATACTCTGCAGTGTCACAGTGCAATACAGCTATCTAGTTCAGAATGAAAACTTGAAGAAGCACACACACTAGCAAGGCTTCACGTACATTGGCAGGCGTATACATATAATCACTATTTAGATTAAGGAGACAAGTTGTTTCCTTCACGCTATAAAGTAGTTAAAATTTTGATAGTACTGGTTGCCAGTTCAAAGTCAATATAGctatataataaaatctaaatactaTCTACTCATCAAGGGTCCTAACTCAGCTATATAATTGTAGTGGATACAAAAACAACCTGAGCTGCATTTATTCTGTCAAGGCCCAAGCGGGAAATTAGTAAAAaccttattagttattactaaaGTACAACTGATAAGTTCCAAGATGATTTATGATTTCCGCACAAAGTTCTTATGCACTGAAAACATGTGTGAGATAAAACTGAATTAATCTAAAATCAGAAAATATACTCTTCCAAGATCCGTTTCCTACTACAATCTGTGTTTTTTCttaggtcacatcatcacttctCATCAAGTGCAATAATTGTGTTTTAGTCTACGTAAAAAGTCACTCACAGGAATGAAGCGAGCGAATTATAAGTTTGTCATTATTTGTTTCCAGAAAATGAGGAACTAAGAATTTTCTTTTTGATCATATTTTAACTGGTAAGGTAAACTGAAGTCCAGTACAATCTAAAGATTGAATTAAAAACCCCGAAAACATTTTACCACAGACAACAGTAGGTTAACTAGGCTTTTCTATTGAGTTCAGTTAAAATCATTGTTCGTATTGTTAACTGGATTAATCAAACGCCTTGGACTATTGACCTAGTTTAAGGCACTGCCaagaaagttttaaaatcattatgtaACTTTAATTGAATGCATGTTTAACTTACCTTAACcaataaaacttttaatacTAGCATTAACAAAAACTCAATATGTATACAgctcattataataatatactcaaGATGAGggtagaaaaaataatttacttcaTCGAGGAAATCAAGGAATCATTGAAAAGCCGGAAGGGGATAAGAACAGGGAAATAATTTGATGAAGAGGTAAACAACCGCGCGAGCAGCGTCCAACACATGTAATTTGCTCCATTTATCCAAAAATAAACTCACATGAACATCACATCCTATGTCTCTAAAAATAGCGCAATTATTGACACAACAGCGCGCTGCACTGCGCCACAGGCCCACTCACCAGTTCTCGCAGGTCTTCGTCTCGCCCTCGTCCATTATGCTGCAGGAAATGCAATTATAACGATTCAAGTGTTTTCACAACGATTTTACAACATACTTTGCTGTTAAAGTAGCCTCCTGGCGTTATAGTAAACACTATTGTTCATCAAGTACACTGGCGCTTCCGATAAGCGATATCAATGAAAgcaaattgtaattatttaaaacaagcagaatttttcatttattattgttaattcAACTTTTATTTAGATCGGTGAATCCCGCAATTCCAGAATTTTGACGTTTAATTACTAATGTTGCCACTTGCCAGTTTTTACAATAATCTCTTGTCAATTTCTTTCTTGCCTTTTTTTGTCTATGGAGTTAACCACAGACGAACAACCTAAAAAACTGCAACAAGTGAAAACGGGtagatggacttcgtctgtgttggtgttagctggcgggcgtgctctttttggagtgttttttttgttaaaactgactggaaagcgctctaaggggctgtcgtgcgtatgtcggcgagcgcccgCACAGACTAATTATAGTTTCCGATtgaattgtgtacaacagaattggcCACAATTTTATTGGTATTGGGTAAGGACTGTAGTTTGTAGGTATTctgtaagtataaataaaactacgaaaatgggtttaataatatttattttatttttatacacaatGCAAAAATAGTGAACATTGCTAGTTAAAATAAATGAGTGGTACTTATCGAGAAAACTTACTAACTATAGGAAAATAAAGAACTGACTAAAAGGCAACATTCACTACTTTCACAAAAATGATGAACTCTTGAGGGCGCCTATATCACACAAAGCTTtagacaatattttattttagaaataccTATGTTACCAAAAGTACTTTTGCTAACAAAACTGCTGCTCCCCTAGTACAAACTTTTACAGTATTCAAAAACTAAATAAGATTTCGATtgctttaataaaaactatcTTGCATAAATATCTTACCtaaaactcccgtgggaacactttgattacCGGGTACAAGAGCCTTTAttcttccctgggatgcaagctatttctgtaccgaATTTAATCTAAATTGGTTTAAAGTTGGttggacagacacactttcagtTATAGTATAATAGGTCAAAATTAATGTAATCAGTGTTTTTAGATTTATAGGGGAGCTTCAGCAAAAagttataaaagaaaaataacaatACTTCCTTAGGACACAACGGAGATTGTATTTACAAACTAAGTGACTTAAATATGCAgatatgaaaacaaattttacaTTCATCAACATTCATtcagtaataaatataaaattttagaatCCCTATATATCACACACTTAATGGACATCTACAAAAAATAGTccttaatataataaacttaTCATTACAACTAGGTAAGAAATAGTCGGACCACTTGACTGAAGCGCTATGCTAAGTCAAAGTCTATATACACACACTTCACCAACCTAACATCCCCATGGATGCATCATTTAATAGGTTGAAATAATCGCCCATGTTGGAAGCCCACGTAACAACATAAAAGAATAACTATTCTAGACAATGAAAGTAGAGGTTGGAAAAGCGCGCcaaattaaagaaatataagtataataatacaatagcttcaaaattagtatataatgcgTAAAGTCTTCtgacgcgccattttaacttttgtcaaatgtcatgtcaaaagtacgtttttgtccttattttaaaggtgaaccgtgaCGTGACACTTGGCCCATAGTTACAACGGCGCGTGAGAAACCTCGATAGGACAGAAACTAAACTAACGGAATTCtaaagtatcataatattaggtTATTGAGACCTCGTTGTACTAATTTGGGATTGCCATACTGATATTTTTTCAATATGCCACGCTTTTCTAATCTCTTCTTTCACTTACCAGAGTCTAACTCTTTATACCCCAAGTACGAGttttacggccgtattcacaatcattactatgaggtctcacagcgcgctcgaacgcatagtgtaggttccaccaatcagataattgtaaattgacgtgatacagtctctgattggtggaaccgatcctatgcgttcgagctcacaatgagacctcatagtaacgtttgtgaatacgggtgttagttTTCGAAAACGAAATCTATGTCGAGTTTCTCCATAGCTTAGGTATTacattgcgaaattaaaatccaCAGATTATTCAttaactgatagacgtccacaacTGGACATAAGCCTTTCACACGCCACCGCCACCCAGCGGCTCTGTCTCGTGTGATGTCCTCTGTGCACCTACTGAGGGGTGTTTTGACTGCGTTTTCCTACGCCAAGTCGCCATtgtagcatcttgggaccccaacccACCACTTCAGCTTTACAACCCACTAAGCTATTTTGGTTACTCAGGTTCTCATTTCTGATaacatagagaaactccaagcatagcctctctccatcgcccaccGAGTGACTCTATGACGTCATACGAGGCCCATATTGCCCGTGGTACATAAcgctgataataataaatcaaggaGCTTAGACTTGTACTTCTGGCACTGAGTTTTTCATTCAGTGACAAGTTAACCTGTGACTGCAATACACTTGGGGAAATGAGAAAGCAGTGTGAGGGTGCTTGTTTAAACTGGGTTTCCAGTACTAACAGGTCGGTGCGAGTTAATTAGCATTGTGTTATCTAATATGTCTCTTTATGTGAGAGCTCACAAGACCATCAACCTGTTACAAGATCATCCATCAAGGAAACCGGCTTCTTTAAGCAAACACTCTAAGATGGGAGCGGGGTAACCTGGAAGCTGCCTCTCTATCCGCCTTGtatgcggcatcgtaccggcACGTGTTCCAGATGGAACAGCCGGCTGCGGAGTGGGCTGCGCCGTGGTGGGTCTAGAAGTTCCCCCGCTGGAAGCCCAGGCCGACGCCTCGCATGGTGTGCGTGGTGGCGCGCGCGACCTCGTACTGCGCCTGCATGGCCTGGAACAGCTCCTCCTGCTTCTTGTTGGGGTCCTGCGTCGCGTCCACCGTGTCTACCTTGACAGCCGCTGTACAGACATACATTTACATAGGGTCTGATGTATTCGCTTCAAATCACACCATATATACACACACCATTTTACCATTGGACTGGCTTTTTGGTCTGTGCTCACTGCTCACGTTAAGGCAGGCCTTAGGATAGCGTCAAGATTCAGTTCTAGAGACAGAAGCATACGGGTCTGGTATAGGCAGCATACAAGTGAGAAGTCCTGGGTTCCATTCCCAGTAaaggtaaattgaaaatttataatttctaaattatctctggtcAGACAGCTACGGCCTTGGCTTGTTACCACCATACCGGTAAACCCGTGCGCGCAAGTCATTTAGCATTCtagtacgatgtcgtgtagaaaccgaaacggtatgggtgtaataaaactgccataccaacCAGCAACATAACCAGCGATCGCAATCTAAGGCTACTAGAAATACTAAACGAAAAATGACCTGGATCTTTGATGCCCATGAGCCGCATGAACTTGGAGACCTGCTTGCCGTCCGAGTCCTGCGCGAAGCGCGCGCCCGTCCACTTGGCGGCTTCGGCCTCGGCCGCGCCCGCCGCCTTGTTGCCCCACAGCAGTTTGCGCTTCTGGACCTGCAACGTAAGGTGACAAAACCATCACACAGCTACACTTCTTCAATCAACCTTCCCATGCATGCCTGTTACGTAATATAccctacatttttttaaaacagtagGCAGCCACACGCATTCATCCATTTGGTAGTAAAAAAAGCCACAAGTTTTTTATTAGAACAATCGATTTATTCGTCTTCGCAAAAATCAATAATCGATTGTTCAATTCATTCCATTAAATTTACGAATGCGGAGCGCACGGGCTGGAatgaataaatcaaaaacctatatTAAGTGCGCAATTGCATTCAATTTTAGATTCCTTCGTTCCGCGAGCTAAGTAACAATTGAAAACAATCGATTGGTTTTCGATTGTTCGAATTGTATGGAATGATTAGATTGTTATTGGAATGTATCGCTCACCTGGTCGAGCGCGCGGTGCGACTGTATGGCGTAGGCGGACTGCGCGCCCGCCGGCTGCGCGGCCGCGCGCAGCTGCCGCGCCGTCGCCATCGAGCCGTCGGGGGTCTTGATTTGCAGACCTGCGCCACCAACAGTACCCTTCATGACTCGTCTATGTACCCTCAATACACCAACCAACCGACCAGTGGTCAAttatattttgacgattcaaaagcaagcaaaagttcatttgaataaaaatctattctattctcaaTACTGCCTGACAACTCGTGatacatccatatccatacaatattataaaatgcgaaagtgtctctctACTAGCGTTTAACGGCTCATCCATTTAACAGATTTTGTACAGGTAGCTTACATCTGAGACagacataagttactttttatccctgaaaatcaaagagttcccacgggattattggACGGGAAAAATCCACGCCGACTCGGTCGCGGCCAACAGTAAATATGTGACAACGTACCCATCTTTTCCATGACCTCGAGCTTCTTGTTGACCTTGTAGGAGGAGGGCCTGTAGTCGCCCGACGGCGGCGAGCCGCGCCGCTCTCTGTCACTCGGCCTACGGAATGTCCACAATGCTCAACAATGATTCTGATACCAACTAAATTAAGCAAGCAAGGGGACAGCTAAAAGTTTGAAATCCAGCGctggattaaataaaaattgaaataatcaTTATTGTTTCTTATAATTTTGGGAAGAATTGGAGGGAAGGAGGAGGACGACAGAAAGATTTAGTGCGAGACGGAGGTAGCTGGTAGAgagcgctccaccttaggctgcatcatcacttgccagcaggtctgattgtagccaagcgctagtgtATAGAGAGAGGAGCAATTACCCGGCGtggtgcggcggcggcgggaaGGCGGCGGAGGGGCGCGGCCGGTCGCgcggcgcgccgccgccgctgctCGTGCCGCTGCCCACCGACCTACAGCCGACAATATATCCtcatttgtttatataataatcgTGCATAACACAGCTAAtgttcccctttcctctccaaggcttttaaaatatcagattaaaaaaagtgtAAGGCTTGTGTTATAGGCACGGTAATGCAATTGAACTGTCCGTGTTGAACTTATTCACGCACATCTATGCTTGATATTATGAAGAGgtagtttgtttgtaggaagtaatctctggaactactgagcccattttgaaaattctttcaccagtagaaagctacattattctcgAGCTCATTACAAGCTCGGCTGAGATCTGTATTGTACACGCAGTCATACAGCTCGTGTTCAGATCGGGCTACTAGTTGAGCGCGCACTTACCGCCTCTCCTCGGAGCGTCTGTTGGGCCTGTTGTCCCTGTCTCTGTCGCGCTCGCGCTCCCTGTCTCTGTCGCGACGATCGCGTTGGTCGATGAATCTGCAAAATCGTCAGGGAATCCTTTGTTAGAAAAAAAAGTAGCCATAGACCCTCAAGGGTACATGACATGATGCAGTAATAGCCATACACCGGCAAGTTTGCTGGACGCCGGTTCAAGTCCGCACTCTAGTATATACGCACCTGGGCGAGACGGCGTCGCGGGCGTCGGGCGCGCGCGCGGGTTGTCGGAGCAGCGGCTGCGGCTGCGGCGCCATGGGGCCCTGCCGAACAATAAATAGGATAACGGTAGCTCCTTAATGTAATGAGCAAGTGTAAGTGACGACAAACTTTTTGAATGCTCTAAAATGTGCGAACAGCAGAGAGTAGGAATATAGCTTAAGTGCGTTGTTTGGTAGTCACTAGTCAGCTCATGCGATTCAATACCTGAACATCACAATGTTTGTTACAATTTATCTTTTGAATGAGCAAAGTACTATAAGATGATTTGAGTAAGAGTCTCACCCTGGCGTCAGTTCTGTTGTCGTCGGGGTGGTCGCCCAGCAGGCCGCGGCGCGGACCGCGCGGGTAGCGCTCGTCCCTGCGCGGCGAGCGGCGTTCGCGGGAGTTGCGGTCGCGAGAGTTGCGGTCGCGAGAGTTGCGGTCGCGAGAGTTGCGTTCGCGAGAGTTGCGGTCGCGAGAGTTGCGTTCGCGCGACCGCTCGCTAGGCCGCTCGCGGTCGCGGTCGCGATCGCGGTCTCGCCGTTTGTCGCCGCGCCGGTCCGCCGAGCGAGAGCGATCGCGCTCGCGGTTGTCATCTGACAAACACATTGtacatatttcattttatttaataggaagccaacaAATACTATCAATGCAAGACACTTGCATCACTATCACACGCTTGAATGAGGGTGTTTCTGGAGGAATTCCAACAAAAACATCATCATTCAATAATGAGGATAGATTTATTCATTGTAGAAT includes:
- the LOC123871143 gene encoding serine/arginine repetitive matrix protein 2 isoform X5; the encoded protein is MRPSLTASMSPRAPSRSPSCRPPRRPRRANPSSQRGDSPMTTASAIALARRTGAATNGETAIATATASGLASGRANATLATATLANATLATATLATATLATATPANAARRAGTSATRAVRAAACWATTPTTTELTPGAPWRRSRSRCSDNPRARPTPATPSRPDSSTNAIVATETGSASATETGTTGPTDAPRRGGRWAAARAAAAARRATGRAPPPPSRRRRTTPGRVTESGAARRRRATTGPPPTRSTRSSRSWKRWVCKSRPPTARWRRRGSCARPRSRRARSPPTPYSRTARSTRSRSANCCGATRRRARPRPKPPSGRARASRRTRTASRSPSSCGSWASKIQRLSR
- the LOC123871143 gene encoding arginine/serine-rich coiled-coil protein 2 isoform X1, whose translation is MDSLVGYGSDDDGESGRYGYHISGGGAGARRREDDTNYDDVNMDMSEESQGAESEPELPPAAPPAPSQPVVTERRQSNDNRERDRSRSADRRGDKRRDRDRDRDRERPSERSRERNSRDRNSRERNSRDRNSRDRNSRDRNSRERRSPRRDERYPRGPRRGLLGDHPDDNRTDARGPMAPQPQPLLRQPARAPDARDAVSPRFIDQRDRRDRDRERERDRDRDNRPNRRSEERRSVGSGTSSGGGAPRDRPRPSAAFPPPPHHAGPSDRERRGSPPSGDYRPSSYKVNKKLEVMEKMGLQIKTPDGSMATARQLRAAAQPAGAQSAYAIQSHRALDQVQKRKLLWGNKAAGAAEAEAAKWTGARFAQDSDGKQVSKFMRLMGIKDPAAVKVDTVDATQDPNKKQEELFQAMQAQYEVARATTHTMRGVGLGFQRGNF
- the LOC123871143 gene encoding serine/threonine-protein kinase fray2 isoform X4; translation: MDMSEESQGAESEPELPPAAPPAPSQPVVTERRQSNDNRERDRSRSADRRGDKRRDRDRDRDRERPSERSRERNSRDRNSRERNSRDRNSRDRNSRDRNSRERRSPRRDERYPRGPRRGLLGDHPDDNRTDARGPMAPQPQPLLRQPARAPDARDAVSPRFIDQRDRRDRDRERERDRDRDNRPNRRSEERRSVGSGTSSGGGAPRDRPRPSAAFPPPPHHAGPSDRERRGSPPSGDYRPSSYKVNKKLEVMEKMGLQIKTPDGSMATARQLRAAAQPAGAQSAYAIQSHRALDQVQKRKLLWGNKAAGAAEAEAAKWTGARFAQDSDGKQVSKFMRLMGIKDPAAVKVDTVDATQDPNKKQEELFQAMQAQYEVARATTHTMRGVGLGFQRGNF
- the LOC123871143 gene encoding arginine/serine-rich coiled-coil protein 2 isoform X2, yielding MDSLVGYGSDDDGESGRYGYHISGGGAGARRREDDTNYDDVNMDMSEESQGAESEPELPPAAPPAPSQPVVTERRQSNDNRERDRSRSADRRGDKRRDRDRDRDRERPSERSRERNSRDRNSRDRNSRDRNSRERRSPRRDERYPRGPRRGLLGDHPDDNRTDARGPMAPQPQPLLRQPARAPDARDAVSPRFIDQRDRRDRDRERERDRDRDNRPNRRSEERRSVGSGTSSGGGAPRDRPRPSAAFPPPPHHAGPSDRERRGSPPSGDYRPSSYKVNKKLEVMEKMGLQIKTPDGSMATARQLRAAAQPAGAQSAYAIQSHRALDQVQKRKLLWGNKAAGAAEAEAAKWTGARFAQDSDGKQVSKFMRLMGIKDPAAVKVDTVDATQDPNKKQEELFQAMQAQYEVARATTHTMRGVGLGFQRGNF
- the LOC123871143 gene encoding U1 small nuclear ribonucleoprotein 70 kDa isoform X3 gives rise to the protein MDSLVGYGSDDDGESGRYGYHISGGGAGARRREDDTNYDDVNMDMSEESQGAESEPELPPAAPPAPSQPVVTERRQSNDNRERDRSRSADRRGDKRRDRDRDRDRERPSERSRERNSRDRNSRERNSRDRNSRDRNSRDRNSRERRSPRRDERYPRGPRRGLLGDHPDDNRTDARGPMAPQPQPLLRQPARAPDARDAVSPRFIDQRDRRDRDRERERDRDRDNRPNRRSEERRPSDRERRGSPPSGDYRPSSYKVNKKLEVMEKMGLQIKTPDGSMATARQLRAAAQPAGAQSAYAIQSHRALDQVQKRKLLWGNKAAGAAEAEAAKWTGARFAQDSDGKQVSKFMRLMGIKDPAAVKVDTVDATQDPNKKQEELFQAMQAQYEVARATTHTMRGVGLGFQRGNF